From the Selenomonas sp. oral taxon 920 genome, the window ACCTTTGACTACGCAAAGCAGCCGTCGAAGGCGATGTTCAAGTACCGCGCGGCGTTCTGGCGCAACGACGTGGAGCGGTACAAGGCGTTTCTGTCACGCGTGGAGCATGGTGAGGAGCATCTGCATACGGGAACGCTCTATCCCTATGAGATCATCCGTCCGCTCAGTGCAGCAGTGACACCGCAAATCTCGAAAGAGGAGGCGCGTACCCTTGATGTCACATGGAGTGCACTGTCCGACTATACGCATGGAGAGAATGCGCTCGTCGTGCTCGACGGCTCCGGCTCGATGTACTGGGGCGGGAACCCCCTGCCGAGCAGCGTCGCGCTCTCGCTTGCCATCTACTTCGCCGAGCGCAATACGGGCGCGTTTCATGGGCACTTTATCACATTTTCCCAGAACCCGCGGCTTGTCGAGATCAAGGGCGCGACGATTGTGGAGCGTGTGCACTACTGCAAAAGCTTTAACGAGGTGGCAAACACAAACCTCGAAGCTGTGTTCCGTCTCCTCCTGCGCGCAGCGGTGAAGAACCGTGTGCCGCAGGAGGAACTGCCCTCCGTGCTCTACATCATCACGGACATGGAGTTCGATGCCTGTACCGTAGACGCGGACGTGACGAATTTTGAGCGGGCAAAGGAACTGTTCGCGGAGGCGGGCTATGCGCTGCCGCGCATCGTGTTTTGGAACGTCCAGAGCCGCAGCCGTCAACAGCCCGTCACGATGAACGAGCAGGGCGTCATGCTCGTCTCTGGCTGCAGTCCGAGCATCTTCTCTATGGTCGTCGATGGGCGCATTACCCCGTACGAGTACATGAAGCAGGTGCTGTGCGGTGAACGGTATGCGGTGATTGAGGCATAGAGACGAAAGAAACGCAGTTCCGCGCGGGGCTGCGTTTTCTTGTGTGGGAAACTTATTCGATTACTCCTTCGAGCGCTAGCAAATACTCCTTTTTGTCCAGTCCGCCCGCATAGCCCGTGAGGCTGCCGTCCGCTCCGATGACGCGGTGGCAGGGGATGAGGATGGAGATCGGGTTGCGTCCGACTGCGCCGCCGACCGCCTGTGCAGACATGCGTTTCCCCGTGTCTTCTTCGAGGCGGTGTGCGATCGCGCCATAGGTCGTCGTCTCGCCGTACGGGATCGTCCGCAGGATCGCCCACACCGCCTGTTGGAACGCCGTGCCTGTAGGATTGAGCGCAGGGCTGAAGTCCGGCTCCCTGCCGGCGAAATACAAATCGAGCCAACGCATGGCCTCTCCAAATACGGGGAGGTCTTTTTTGCGTGCCGTCGAAAGATCGGGGAAATCCCTCTCCCCGTCGAAGTACAGCCCCGCGAGTGCCATGCCGTCACTCGCGAGCGTGATCCCGCCGAGCGGGGAGGCGTAGTGTGCTGTGTAGATCATGGGCGTTCTCCTGTCAGTTGATGTAGTTCTATTATAAAGGAAATCATTGTGCTGTGATAGTCCCCCGTGTGGTTTCAATCAAAATATGATATAGTTAAGGAGGCACTGATAAATTCGGCCGCACCATCTTAGCGTATCTTTTTTGCCTGCTTTTTGTCGGCAAATATGAGATCAGGAGCGATGGGCAGCGCGTGCCTATACGGGTGAGATACGATGAAAAACGTGCAGAAGAAGCCTGAAATCATCGTTTTTGCGGGACCAAACGGTTCGGGCAAGAGCACGTTTACATGGAACGCAGAGATTTGAATCATCGCGGGTAATTTGTGCTTTCACAGCAAGGCGTGGGCGTTTTGCCTGCGCTTTTTCAATGGTCGGCGACCATCAAGCATGAAAAAGCCACCCGCATTTGGGTGGCTTTTCGTGTGTACAAATACCCAAGGAAGCACTGGATAAATTCAGTCCCGTCGTCTTGGTGCATCTTTTCGATCTGCCATCGTCAATAAATCCTCCACAGAGCACCACTATGCATTCGGTTTATTTCCTTGGCAGAACAAAAAATCTGCGGCCAATCCGGAGAATTTCGTTTTATCAGAGATTCCTCAGATCTCAGTGCGGAAGTGGATTGCCTGGATGATGCCAGCGTCGTCGATGTCGAAGGTGAGTTCGGCGGCTTTGTCATCAAATGCGTATGTGCAGGCGGTGAGCCCGTCCTCGTTTGTCTTGGAGGAGGAGGGTTCGCCGTACATCTCTTCGATGTCCTCGTAGCTCTTTCCGACGCAGAGACCGCCGAGGGTGCGGACGCTCTTGCCCATGACATCGTAGCTCGTCACGGTCAGCGCATCGGCGTCGCGCGTGTCCTTCGCTCCTGTGACGGCGCGGAAGACGAAGGGTTCGGCACCGTTGAAGGTAAAGGTGACGAAGCGCATCCCGTCGCCTGTGAAGTCTTTCTTCTGGTAGTCGTCGGCAAGTCCTGCGCGGACGATAGCCCTGCGGGCATCAGCGAGTGTAGCTTTGCGCGGTTCCAGTCGATTCTGCTCGCCCGTAGCCGTATCATCCAGGACAAGTGTCGCTTCCCAATAGGTCATGCCGTGGGCCGATGCTGTCGCTGCGCCGAGGAGGATGCCTGCGGCAAACAGGGCGGTGCAGAGAAGACTGAGGAATCGTGTTTTCATGATAATCACTCCTTTAGTATTTTCCACCGCCGCCGCCGTGATCGCTGTCACTGCTGGAGGTGGTGATGTGAGAACCGGAGGACGAGGTTCTTTTCTCGTATTTTGCCCGCCGGGATTCTGAGGTGCGGATGTAGATGTCTTTGCTGTAGGTGAGATGGACACTGCTGTATGAGAGGTAGTCATCTGCCCCGGCAGCATCCCCGGTGGTCTCCATTCCCTCCTCGAGGTGAGAGGAGATGGCGTGGTGGACGACCGCTGCGAGGAGAAGAGCCGTGCCGAGAATCCCGACGATC encodes:
- a CDS encoding DUF2828 family protein, with product MMLDALKEESNRTYTRTENDAATYASSGSDTLDFFAAAGALREAGEAEIIVRFTRAFAEHPTYALRTLFYARDVRGGLGERRLFRLLLRHLAFAAPASLEKNLKFVPGYGRWDDLLVLLDTPLEAAAVRLIRAQLEKDLRAAWEEKPVSLLAKWLPSVNTSSRAARAQARRLAVLFGMREADYRRMLVRLRRRIALIENALRTRDYTFDYAKQPSKAMFKYRAAFWRNDVERYKAFLSRVEHGEEHLHTGTLYPYEIIRPLSAAVTPQISKEEARTLDVTWSALSDYTHGENALVVLDGSGSMYWGGNPLPSSVALSLAIYFAERNTGAFHGHFITFSQNPRLVEIKGATIVERVHYCKSFNEVANTNLEAVFRLLLRAAVKNRVPQEELPSVLYIITDMEFDACTVDADVTNFERAKELFAEAGYALPRIVFWNVQSRSRQQPVTMNEQGVMLVSGCSPSIFSMVVDGRITPYEYMKQVLCGERYAVIEA
- a CDS encoding methylated-DNA--[protein]-cysteine S-methyltransferase, whose protein sequence is MIYTAHYASPLGGITLASDGMALAGLYFDGERDFPDLSTARKKDLPVFGEAMRWLDLYFAGREPDFSPALNPTGTAFQQAVWAILRTIPYGETTTYGAIAHRLEEDTGKRMSAQAVGGAVGRNPISILIPCHRVIGADGSLTGYAGGLDKKEYLLALEGVIE